AGCATACTCTACCGCTCGTCGAGACGCTTTCTCAACGATATCGGTGAGCGCGTTTTGGAAATAGTCCCTTCGCTCGTCGATCTTCTGATCTGCCCCGCGTGTTTCTAACCGTCGAAGCGTCGTGAACATCTCCTTTCGGAGCTGTCGTGCCCGGCCACCATCGAACAGCATTGGCTGGGTCGGCTTCCCATCCTGATAGGCACAGCCTGTCAGGAGTTTGGACTCCCCAATATCGAATCCAACTGGGGTTTGATCGGTTTCCCGATCTACTTCTGGAGCATCGTATTCGACAGTGACGTGTAGCACCCAATTAGTGCGACACTCCTGTAACCGGAATTCGCCAACGGTCATGTTTCCCTGATACAGGTCGTCCCACAACTCACGCTGTGCTGGATTTATCCGAAGCGGGATCCAGAAACTGTTACCCCATCCGGCTTGCGGAACTCGCCAACAAAATTCGTGGGTTCGGTCCTTCGATCGGTCGAGTTTCCAGCCTCGGTTCGTGAACCTAACGGGGTGGTCGTCATCTAGTTCAGCGGCAGAATGTGTCTGGCGAAGCTGTGGGACTCTGGACTTGAGTGCGTCCTTTGCGTATGATGTGAGTCGGTATTCAGTGACGATGTCGTTGACTGCTGACTGTGTCTTTGCTCCGCTTTCGAATGCCGCTCTCAATGCGCGACGATACGTCGCTGTTGTCCGCTGTAGCCGTCGCTCTTTGTGTGCAGTCGGTGGCGCGAGTGTTGCTTCAAGCGTCTTCGTGATCGTCTCGCCCACAGTAGTACTTTAGACTACATAATAGTTAAATCTAACTAATCACTATTACTGATTGATGCCAAACCTTAATATCGAAGTAGATGAGGAAGAGTTTGAACGACTTACGGAAATTAAAGAAGCTCACGGCCTAACTTGGCGTGGACTCGTTATTCAGGGAGCACAGAAATTGGATACTGATGGCCCCCTGTGATGGTGTAGAGGTTTACTTTCGAATCCCACTCCCAAGGATTAGCGTCTAAACGGGTCAATGAAGTCTGATTTCATATCTCTTCTCAGCAGATTGCTCAATACACAGGAGCGTTTAGAACGGCTAATTACCCCGATTTTCTCGCACTTCCCACTAAGGTTTAACTAGCATTATAAATAATTGGGGTATATGGATCACGCCAATGGTGAAGACATCACGGACAATAACCACTTAGCTGAAGCAATTAACGTGACAAGGGAAGGGAGCGCCCCACCTGGATCAGCTGGCTATGATGAGCCAGATAGTGCAGGGGCTGGAATGACACTCCGGGATTCGTGTTTCCATGTGGCAATTAACGAACTCCAGAAGATCCATTCTGCCCCACAAGAGAGCCAAGAAGAAATCAACCGCGTACTGCAGATGCTTCAAGAGGCACAAAACGCAGACAATGAAAGACGTGCCCGTGTTATGGCGAAGGCTCACGAACTCCTACAGGATGTGTGGGTACCACCGGAGCAGTAAACGGCCGGCGCAGGCCAGGCACTCATCGCTCAGTACATACCTGCACAGAGCAAATTCAGGAAGCGAAAGACAGGGTATGTGAACTGCTGTATGACACCCTCAGCTGCTGTCCTATCCAAAGAAATCCCGTAATGGTGACGAAGTGTACGCGACTGGCGTTTCGCCAATTAAAATTAGGACACCAACACTCTCTTCTTCTCCAATAGGAAATCCGACATTTGACCCTGCATCTAGTGTGTAAGTTGCTACTTCACCAATCCGATCTTCGCCTATTGTTGGTACGACAAGGGCCCCCTGCTCGTCATCTGGTCCTTTCGGTTCTTGTTGTACTTTAGTCACATGTTGTAAAGCACCATACTCTTGCCCTGGCCATCTGAAAACGACTGCGCGGCTATTCCATACGCCGACTTCACTTTGCGCTATAACATCAAATGAAACCTCCATATTCTCTGTCACCTCAGTTATTTCAATGTCGTACTGGGGGGCAACAGAAGGTGCGACAGTGAATGACTCCGAACTGCTTACAGTGTCCAGTGTCACCTCCTGTTTGCTGGTCCAATAGTCGCCATGTCTTACTCGCCACTGAAGTGTTGAGTCTTCTATGTTAATCGCAGTTTGGGGAGAAGTTTCGCGTACATCCGCGAGATCGACAGATGTCGGGTTCGAAAATTCGAATATGATTTCAGATCCCTGTGTGGAACTTGGTGTAGTCCACTCATTGGGTTCAACAGCGACATCAACATCTGAAGGCGGTGAAATAGGAATATCTTCGGCGGTGTACGTCGTCCCTTCGAGTGGCTCTGAAGCAAATCCCACGAATTCAATTCCTGCGCCGGGTGCAACACCATATGCTCGCTTACCTCTATTCTCATCAGAAAGTGTCAGGTCAACGTCGGGGATTGTAGACCAAACTTCAACTGCCTCCGTAGCGATAATTCGTTGATCCCCGGTGTTCTGTAGTTCCCACGTCTTTTGATTT
The window above is part of the Halosimplex rubrum genome. Proteins encoded here:
- a CDS encoding RNA-guided endonuclease TnpB family protein, giving the protein MGETITKTLEATLAPPTAHKERRLQRTTATYRRALRAAFESGAKTQSAVNDIVTEYRLTSYAKDALKSRVPQLRQTHSAAELDDDHPVRFTNRGWKLDRSKDRTHEFCWRVPQAGWGNSFWIPLRINPAQRELWDDLYQGNMTVGEFRLQECRTNWVLHVTVEYDAPEVDRETDQTPVGFDIGESKLLTGCAYQDGKPTQPMLFDGGRARQLRKEMFTTLRRLETRGADQKIDERRDYFQNALTDIVEKASRRAVEYAQQFEDPIIVLEDLTNIRESIDYGKWMNRRLHTWAFARLTGRIEDKAREEGIPVQFVNPAYTSQICHACGHLGARPSQAEFHCTNSACWVTEFQADINASANVAARVDPWGESVPWEPDRDDSPRDGSASDSAAGHREPSPRSGQMKLTAFSS